The DNA segment GTCGCCCTGCGCGCCGCCCAGGTCCTCGGCATCGACGTACCGGCCGACCCCGACCAGCCGTGGCCGCCGCAACCCCCGCGCGGCACCCTGGAGGTCCGCCGCGACGACATCCACTGGGCGCGCGAACACCTCGTCCCGTGGATCGGCCGCCGGCTGCGCGGTGAGTCCTCCGGGGACCACGTCGAGCCGAAGCGGCCGGACCTGCTGCCCCTGTGACGGCCCCCTCCGTCGTCCTCAGTCGCCCCGCGCAACCGGCGCGGCGACGGGGGACGGCGGCAGCGCCGCCGGGATGCGCTCCAGCACCCCGCCCGCGAACACGTCGTACAGCGGCAGTGTCTCCAGATGGACGTATCCGATGTGGCAGTCGCACACCGCGAGCGGGCAGGCGCGGGGCCGCAGCGCCGCCCGGTAGCTCCCGTCGTACAGATTGCCCAGCTCGGCCCTGACGAAATGGCAGCGGCGCACCGTGCCCTCCCCGTCCACCGAGATCACCGACTCACCGGTCCGGCACGGCAGCCCGCCCGAGCGGTGCGGATGGCGGCTGTACGGGAACAGCGGATCGATCTCCGTCCACCGCCTGGCCTCCTCGTCCGTGTACGTGTGCCCCTCGGCGGCGTTCACCCAGAGATAGACCTCCTCCGGGAGCGCCGCGCGCAGCCGCCGCGCCTCACCGAGATGCTCGTCCAGGCCCACGACCCCCACACTGTGCCGGACCCCGAGCTCCCGCAGCTCCGCGCACCGGCCCAGGAAACGCTCGTACGGCGTCTGCCCCGGATGGTAGGTGCACCACAGCGCGATCCGCTCACGGGCCGCCGCCGGAGCCTCGGCCAGCCACCCCGTCCGGCCGCCCAGGTTCGTCTGGATCGCGACCCGGCGCACCTGCGGCAGCCCCGCCAGCTCCACGATCGCCCGCCGGTACCAGGAGCGCACCAGGCCCTCGCCCCACGGCGTGAACAGCACCGAGATCCGGTCGCCGGTCTGCGCCGCCACCCACGCAGTGAACCGCTCCAGGGCCGCCCGGTCCGCACGCAGCTGCTCCCGGCTGTCGCGCCGCTTGGCGAACGGGCAGTACGGGCAGTCGTAGTCGCACGAGGCGAGCGGGCCCCGGTACAGAATCGTCAGGTCCACGCGTGACTCACTTCAGCTCGTACGCGGCCATCGCGGCCCGCACGGCGGGGGAGAAGAGCTCCGGGCCCAGCGCGTCGGAGTACGCGAGCCCCTCGGGCGACAGACGCAGCAGGCCCGCGGCCGGCGCCTGCGCGTCGAGCCAGCCCCGCTCCTCGAACCGGGCCAGCTCCGCGGCGAAGTCCACGTACGGCGAACTCCCGAACCGCTCGCGGTAGCCGTCCACATCCATGCCCCGCGCCTGGAGCACCGACTGCAGCAGATGACGGCGGCGCGCCTCGTCCGCGTCGGTGTGGCGGCCCACCTCGGCGCGGGAGAAGTCCGCGGTCGCCGTGTAGGCGTCGATGATGCTCCGCACCTCGCCCATCCGCACCGCGTAGTCGAACGAGTAGTGCAGCCGCGAGGTGTACGAACGCGCGCCGCACCCCAGCCCGATCATGCCGTCCGTCTGGCAGGCGTAGTCGTCGGGGCCGTCCGTGCGCGGGGCGTCCGCGCGCCGGAACATCCGCATCGACACCTGCTCGTAGCCGTGCGCCAGGAGATGGTCGCGCCCCGCCCGGTACAACCGCAGCCGCTGCTCGTCCCAGGCCGCGTCGGCCTCCCCGGCGGAGAGCCGGCCCAGCCCGGTCAGCGGGCGCACGTACAGCGGGTAGAGATACAGCTCCTCCGGCCGCCACCGCAGGGCCGTGTCCAGCGAGGTCTGCCAGGTCCGCTCGGTCTGGCCGTCGATGCCGTAGATCAGGTCGATGTTGAGGATCGGTACGGAGGTGTCCCGGATGCGGTCCAGGGCCCGTTCGACGTCGGCCGGATGCTGCGGGCGCACCGCAGCGCGGGCCTCGGCCTCCACGAAGCTCTGCACCCCGATGCTGATCCTGGTCGTGCCCCGCTCGGCGAGCACGGCCAGCCGGTCGGCGGTCGCGGTCGACGGGGACGTCTCCACGGACAACGGCACGGACCGCAGATCGGCGCCCATCCGCTTCTCCGCGATGTCGCACAGCCGCTCCAGCTCGCCCGCCGTCAGAAACGTGGGCGTGCCCCCGCCGAACGCGGCCGCGGCGAACCGCACCGGCTCCCCGTCGCCCAGCGCGTCCCGCACGGCGACCGCCTGCCGGTCCAGCGCGTCCAGATAGCGCGAGGTCAGCTCGTCGGGCGCGCCGATCCGGGTGAAGAGGTTGCAGAAGCCGCAGCGGACCTCGCAGAACGGGATGTGCAGATAGAGCGAGAGGGCGTCCTTGCGTTCCCCCGCCCACAGCTCCCGCAGTTCCGGCCTGCCGCCGGGCTGCCCGGCGAGCGGCCGGTACGCCGTCTTGTGCGGATAGGCGTACACATAACTCTCGTACGGGCGGACGGTCTGCGTCGCGGTCATCGGGCGGCCCCCGGTTCCAGGAAGAAGTGGGCGTACGGAACGGTCCAGACGGACTCGTGGCCGAGCCGGTGACCGGTGTAGCCGTCGTCGCCGTAGGCCGTGCCGTGGTCGGAGCAGACGATGGCGAACGTACGG comes from the Streptomyces sp. NBC_00525 genome and includes:
- a CDS encoding STM4011 family radical SAM protein, giving the protein MDLTILYRGPLASCDYDCPYCPFAKRRDSREQLRADRAALERFTAWVAAQTGDRISVLFTPWGEGLVRSWYRRAIVELAGLPQVRRVAIQTNLGGRTGWLAEAPAAARERIALWCTYHPGQTPYERFLGRCAELRELGVRHSVGVVGLDEHLGEARRLRAALPEEVYLWVNAAEGHTYTDEEARRWTEIDPLFPYSRHPHRSGGLPCRTGESVISVDGEGTVRRCHFVRAELGNLYDGSYRAALRPRACPLAVCDCHIGYVHLETLPLYDVFAGGVLERIPAALPPSPVAAPVARGD
- a CDS encoding STM4012 family radical SAM protein, whose protein sequence is MTATQTVRPYESYVYAYPHKTAYRPLAGQPGGRPELRELWAGERKDALSLYLHIPFCEVRCGFCNLFTRIGAPDELTSRYLDALDRQAVAVRDALGDGEPVRFAAAAFGGGTPTFLTAGELERLCDIAEKRMGADLRSVPLSVETSPSTATADRLAVLAERGTTRISIGVQSFVEAEARAAVRPQHPADVERALDRIRDTSVPILNIDLIYGIDGQTERTWQTSLDTALRWRPEELYLYPLYVRPLTGLGRLSAGEADAAWDEQRLRLYRAGRDHLLAHGYEQVSMRMFRRADAPRTDGPDDYACQTDGMIGLGCGARSYTSRLHYSFDYAVRMGEVRSIIDAYTATADFSRAEVGRHTDADEARRRHLLQSVLQARGMDVDGYRERFGSSPYVDFAAELARFEERGWLDAQAPAAGLLRLSPEGLAYSDALGPELFSPAVRAAMAAYELK